The proteins below come from a single Sorghum bicolor cultivar BTx623 chromosome 4, Sorghum_bicolor_NCBIv3, whole genome shotgun sequence genomic window:
- the LOC8073792 gene encoding homeobox protein ATH1 codes for MASDPSSFSPIGVVEAMGGGYFMAGGSNSYGGTGGGIMSAEVPHFHPGMLLDHGGGFGFGGLGDAAVCGAGAATATDLVGAHYAANNIVLASFASQLFASTTAQPQDDRTGGRTPPEEMDDEVYGVPGSDSRVVAASLRCPSQSGPMAVWSSSKKPYGVWTGAGGPVAVPANDPYHLAGAEFHPDAGGSFHYYPLAVAACSGANASAAAASELSLTLCSNSISSSDSAALNAAEQCSSGASRSALTELPRARSGSRMAPHFAVVVARSRYAAVVQEVLNDVVGHMLDGVADVADDSCSGVDGGGSVGAPSAVSSNRFMVASSADAGARWGEAQRVRSKLLKTLQLMDQKYNQCLDEIQSTTAKFNTLMHSPSGAGNGGSICAPFAHRAVSAMYRGLRRRLAGEIMAAASRASCWGESSSSVTATAAGGDVERSWESAFIQKHWSAQQLRRAEKQCWRPQRGLPEKSVAVLKAWMFENFLHPYPKDHEKDVLAARSGLSRNQVSNWFINARVRLWKPMIEEMYQDLKGSSGAGGGGGQRPPAMELLQHQHMSKRRIICELEDGGQ; via the exons ATGGCGAGTGATCCGTCGTCGTTCTCGCCAATCGGGGTGGTGGAAGCCATGGGCGGCGGCTACTTCATGGCCGGCGGCAGCAACAGCTATGGAGGAACCGGCGGCGGCATTATGAGTGCCGAGGTACCGCACTTCCACCCCGGCATGCTTCTTGACCACGGCGGCGGCTTCGGGTTCGGCGGCCTCGGCGACGCGGCGGtatgcggcgccggcgccgcgacGGCGACGGACCTGGTGGGCGCGCACTACGCGGCCAACAACATCGTCCTGGCCTCCTTCGCCAGCCAGCTCTTCGCCAGCACCACCGCGCAGCCGCAGGATGATCGTACCGGCGGGAGGACGCCGCCGGAGGAGATGGACGACGAGGTGTACGGCGTTCCCGGCAGCGACAGCCGCGTCGTCGCGGCGAGCTTGCGGTGCCCCAGCCAATCCGGGCCCATGGCGGTCTGGTCGTCGTCCAAGAAGCCGTACGGTGTCTGGACCGGCGCCGGCGGACCAGTAGCCGTGCCGGCCAATGACCCGTACCACCTCGCCGGGGCCGAGTTCCACCCCGACGCGGGAGGCAGCTTCCACTACTACccgctcgccgtcgccgcctgcagtggcgccaacgcgtccgcggcggcggcgagcgagCTGTCGCTGACGCTGTGCTCCAACTCCATCTCGTCCTCGGACAGCGCCGCGCTGAACGCCGCGGAGCAGTGCTCCTCTGGAGCGAGCCGCTCCGCGCTGACCGAGCTGCCGCGGGCGCGCTCCGGGTCCCGGATGGCGCCGCACTTCGCCGTGGTGGTGGCGCGGTCCCGGTACGCGGCCGTGGTCCAGGAGGTGCTGAACGACGTCGTCGGCCACATGCTGGACGGcgtcgccgacgtggccgacgaCTCGTGCAGCggcgtcgacggcggcggctcggTTGGCGCGCCGTCCGCGGTGAGCTCCAACCGGTTCATGGTGGCCTCGTCGGCCGACGCCGGCGCGCGCTGGGGCGAGGCGCAGAGGGTCCGGAGCAAGCTCCTCAAGACGCTTCAGCTG ATGGACCAGAAGTACAACCAATGCTTGGACGAGATCCAGAGCACGACGGCCAAGTTCAACACGCTGATGCACTCGCCGTCGGGCGCCGGCAACGGCGGCAGCATCTGCGCGCCGTTCGCGCACCGCGCCGTGTCGGCGATGTACCGCGGCCTGAGGCGGCGGCTCGCCGGCGAGATCATGGCGGCGGCGAGCAGGGCCAGCTGCTGGGgcgagtcgtcgtcgtcggtgaccGCGACCGCGGCCGGCGGCGACGTGGAGCGGAGCTGGGAGTCGGCCTTCATACAGAAGCACTGGTCGGCGCAGCAGCTGCGGCGCGCCGAGAAGCAGTGCTGGCGGCCCCAGCGCGGCCTGCCGGAGAAGTCCGTCGCCGTGCTCAAGGCCTGGATGTTCGAGAACTTCCTGCACCC GTATCCCAAGGACCATGAGAAGGACGTGCTGGCTGCAAGAAGCGGCCTCAGCAGGAACCAG GTGTCGAATTGGTTCATAAACGCACGAGTTCGTCTGTGGAAGCCGATGATCGAGGAGATGTACCAGGACCTGAAGGGGAGCTCGggtgcaggaggaggaggagggcagAGGCCGCCGGCGATGGAGCTGCTGCAGCACCAGCACATGAGCAAGCGTCGAATAATCTGCGAGCTAGAAGATGGTGGTCAGTGA
- the LOC8085542 gene encoding inorganic pyrophosphatase 2 has translation MAATNGNGTGNGAPLVVFDFDKTIVDCDSDNWVVDALGATRRFDDLLRHLPWNHAIDAMMGELHSDGKTAEDIRGSLRTAPLSPHVAAAIKAAYALGCELRVLSDANAFFIDTILAHHGLAAYFSGTDTNPAHVDAAGRLRIRPYHDFGAAGHGCTLPTCPPNMCKGKVMERILRQEEEEEEEEAVSAAAGTEKRRRRRRAVVYLGDGRGDYCPSLKLREGDYVMPRAGHPVCDLIAASPPAAAVRGWAGFEDLARVLLGIVDGEIARAAAAAEEEDAGAGAGVGVGAVVVVPADCRAPRQEALMPQAVRVPN, from the exons ATGGCGGCGACCAACGGCAACGGCACCGGCAACGGCGCCCCCCTTGTGGTGTTCGATTTCGACAAGACCATCGTCGACTGCGACAGCGACAActgggtcgtcgacgccctCGGCGCCACCCGCCGGTTCGACGACCTCCTCCGCCACCTCCCCTGGAACCACGCCATC GATGCGATGATGGGCGAGCTGCACTCGGACGGCAAGACGGCGGAGGACATCAGGGGCAGCCTCAGAACGGCGCCGCTGTCGCCGCACGTCGCCGCCGCCATCAAAGCCGCCTACGCCCTCGGGTGCGAGCTCCGCGTCCTCAGCGACGCCAACGCCTTCTTCATCGACACCATCCTCGCGCACCACGGCCTCGCCGCCTACTTCTCCGGCACCGACACCAACCCTGCCCACGtcgacgccgccggccgccTCAGGATCCGCCCCTACCACGACTTCGGCGCCGCCGGCCACGGATGCACCCTCCCGACCTGCCCGCCCAACATGTGCAAG GGCAAGGTGATGGAGAGGATCCTccgccaagaagaagaagaagaagaagaagaagccgtcTCGGCGGCGGCCGGCACCGAGAagaggcggcggaggaggagggccGTGGTGTACCTGGGCGACGGCCGGGGCGACTACTGCCCGTCCCTGAAGCTACGGGAGGGTGACTACGTGATGCCGCGGGCGGGGCACCCCGTGTGCGACCTCATCGCGGCCTCGCCGCCTGCCGCCGCCGTCCGCGGGTGGGCCGGCTTCGAGGACCTCGCCAGGGTGCTCCTCGGCATCGTCGACGGCGAGatcgcccgcgccgccgccgccgctgaagAAGAAGACGCTGGCGCTGGCGCGGGTGTGGGCGTgggcgccgtcgtcgtcgtgccGGCGGACTGCCGCGCGCCGCGTCAGGAGGCGCTCATGCCCCAGGCCGTCCGCGTGCCCAACTGA
- the LOC8073790 gene encoding mitochondrial substrate carrier family protein B isoform X1, with protein MDARAREAAEGTSGPGLPLAVRELLAGGVAGGVAKTAVAPLERVKILFQTRRAEFRGSGLIGSFRTIYRTEGLLGFYRGNGASVARIVPYAALHYMAYEEYRRWIILGFPNVEQGPVLDLVAGSIAGGTAVICTYPLDLVRTKLAYQVKGAVNVGFRESKPSEQVYKGIMDCVKTIYRQNGLKGIYRGMAPSLYGIFPYSGLKFYFYEKMKSHVPEEHRKDIIAKLGCGSVAGLLGQTITYPLDVVRRQMQVQALSSSSLVGRGTFESLVMIAKQQGWRQLFSGLSINYLKVVPSVAIGFTVYDSMKVWLKVPSREDTAVAVLTDERSNTAPIPSS; from the exons ATGGACGCGCGGGCCAGGGAGGCCGCGGAAGGGACCAGCGGCCCCGGGCTGCCGCTCGCCGTGCGGGAGCTCCTCGCCGGAGGGGTCGCCGGAGGAGTCGCCAAGACCGCCGTCGCGCCGCTCGAGCGCGTCAAGATCCTGTTCCAG ACAAGAAGAGCAGAGTTTCGTGGTTCTGGATTGATTGGATCCTTCCGAACAATCTATCGGACAGAAGGTCTTTTAGGGTTTTACAG GGGAAATGGAGCTAGTGTTGCTCGAATTGTTCCTTATGCAGCTTTGCATTATATGGCCTATGAAGAATACCGCCGGTGGATCATTCTTGGCTTTCCTAATGTTGAGCAAGGGCCTGTTCTTGATCTCGTGGCCGGATCAATAGCTGGAGGAACAGCTGTCATATGCACATACCCTCTTGATCTAGTCCGCACAAAATTGGCTTATCAG GTAAAAGGTGCAGTGAATGTGGGTTTCAGAGAATCTAAGCCCTCTGAACAGGTTTATAAAGGGATCATGGATTGTGTCAAAACAATATACAGACAAAATGGATTGAAAGGCATATACCGTGGCATGG CTCCTTCACTATATGGAATCTTCCCTTACTCTGGTCTTAAATTCTACTTCTACGAGAAGATGAAGAGCCACGTTCCTGAAGAGCACAGAAAAGATATCATAGCAAAGCTTGGTTGTGGATCAGTTGCAGGTTTGCTAGGTCAGACAATAACATACCCCCTAGATGTTGTTAGGCGGCAAATGCAG GTTCAAGCCCTTTCATCATCCAGCCTCGTAGGTAGAGGAACATTTGAAAGCCTGGTTATGATAGCGAAACAGCAAGGTTGGCGACAACTATTCTCAGGATTATCTATCAACTATTTAAAG GTGGTGCCATCAGTAGCCATAGGATTTACTGTTTATGACTCAATGAAGGTCTGGCTAAAAGTTCCATCAAGGGAGGATACTGCTGTTGCTGTCTTGACAGATGAACGAAGTAATACAGCTCCTATCCCCTCCAGTTAG
- the LOC8073790 gene encoding graves disease carrier protein homolog isoform X2, with product MDARAREAAEGTSGPGLPLAVRELLAGGVAGGVAKTAVAPLERVKILFQTRRAEFRGSGLIGSFRTIYRTEGLLGFYRGNGASVARIVPYAALHYMAYEEYRRWIILGFPNVEQGPVLDLVAGSIAGGTAVICTYPLDLVRTKLAYQVKGAVNVGFRESKPSEQVYKGIMDCVKTIYRQNGLKGIYRGMAPSLYGIFPYSGLKFYFYEKMKSHVPEEHRKDIIAKLGCGSVAGLLGQTITYPLDVVRRQMQVQALSSSSLVGRGTFESLVMIAKQQGWRQLFSGLSINYLKTNVTGMGGSI from the exons ATGGACGCGCGGGCCAGGGAGGCCGCGGAAGGGACCAGCGGCCCCGGGCTGCCGCTCGCCGTGCGGGAGCTCCTCGCCGGAGGGGTCGCCGGAGGAGTCGCCAAGACCGCCGTCGCGCCGCTCGAGCGCGTCAAGATCCTGTTCCAG ACAAGAAGAGCAGAGTTTCGTGGTTCTGGATTGATTGGATCCTTCCGAACAATCTATCGGACAGAAGGTCTTTTAGGGTTTTACAG GGGAAATGGAGCTAGTGTTGCTCGAATTGTTCCTTATGCAGCTTTGCATTATATGGCCTATGAAGAATACCGCCGGTGGATCATTCTTGGCTTTCCTAATGTTGAGCAAGGGCCTGTTCTTGATCTCGTGGCCGGATCAATAGCTGGAGGAACAGCTGTCATATGCACATACCCTCTTGATCTAGTCCGCACAAAATTGGCTTATCAG GTAAAAGGTGCAGTGAATGTGGGTTTCAGAGAATCTAAGCCCTCTGAACAGGTTTATAAAGGGATCATGGATTGTGTCAAAACAATATACAGACAAAATGGATTGAAAGGCATATACCGTGGCATGG CTCCTTCACTATATGGAATCTTCCCTTACTCTGGTCTTAAATTCTACTTCTACGAGAAGATGAAGAGCCACGTTCCTGAAGAGCACAGAAAAGATATCATAGCAAAGCTTGGTTGTGGATCAGTTGCAGGTTTGCTAGGTCAGACAATAACATACCCCCTAGATGTTGTTAGGCGGCAAATGCAG GTTCAAGCCCTTTCATCATCCAGCCTCGTAGGTAGAGGAACATTTGAAAGCCTGGTTATGATAGCGAAACAGCAAGGTTGGCGACAACTATTCTCAGGATTATCTATCAACTATTTAAAG ACAAATGTGACAGGCATGGGCGGATCTATATAG